One Polaribacter sp. SA4-12 genomic window carries:
- a CDS encoding GNAT family N-acetyltransferase → MIKVSENIQLRKILNSNLEPLFLLMKEIYPLAYSHFWKDNGDWYVNSQYSKENILKELSEEKTDYYFVIFKDEIIGNFRIIWDEKLAGLSEEKQVKLHRVYLHPKTQGKGIGKTLLTWLEQKAKQKGYKVIWLDAMNEQPQAFKFYKKLGYKYHSHTFLPYDLLHDEVKKMSQVYKVI, encoded by the coding sequence ATGATTAAAGTATCAGAAAACATACAATTAAGAAAGATTTTAAATTCAAATTTAGAACCTCTTTTTCTGTTGATGAAAGAAATATATCCACTTGCATACAGTCATTTTTGGAAAGATAATGGAGATTGGTATGTGAATAGTCAATATTCTAAAGAGAACATTTTAAAAGAACTGTCAGAAGAAAAAACAGACTATTATTTTGTTATTTTTAAAGATGAAATTATTGGTAATTTTAGAATTATCTGGGATGAAAAACTAGCAGGTTTATCTGAAGAAAAACAAGTAAAATTACATAGAGTTTATCTACACCCAAAAACACAAGGAAAAGGAATAGGAAAAACACTTCTTACTTGGTTAGAGCAAAAAGCGAAACAAAAAGGATATAAAGTTATTTGGTTAGATGCTATGAATGAACAACCCCAAGCTTTTAAATTTTATAAAAAGTTGGGATATAAATATCATTCACATACCTTTTTACCTTATGATTTATTACATGATGAGGTAAAAAAAATGAGTCAGGTTTATAAAGTTATTTAA
- the recA gene encoding recombinase RecA — MAADKEKAAKLKALQLTLDKLDKTYGKGAVMKLGDVVTEDIDAISSGSLGLDLALGVGGYPRGRVIEIYGPESSGKTTLTLHAIAEAQKAGGIAAFIDAEHAFDKFYAENLGVDIDNLIISQPDHGEQALEIAENLIRSGAIDIVVIDSVAALTPKAEIEGEMGDSKMGLHARLMSQALRKLTGTISKTKCTVIFINQLREKIGVMFGNPETTTGGNALKFYASVRLDIRRRTQIKDGDRVIGNSTKVKVVKNKVAPPFQIAEFDIMYGQGISKVGEILDIGVELGIVKKAGSWFSYGETKLGQGRDAVKGLIKDNPELAEELEGKIKDAIENQE, encoded by the coding sequence ATGGCAGCAGATAAAGAAAAAGCAGCAAAACTTAAAGCACTTCAACTTACTCTAGATAAGCTAGATAAAACGTATGGTAAAGGTGCTGTAATGAAATTAGGAGATGTAGTTACTGAAGATATAGATGCAATTTCATCTGGTTCTTTAGGGTTAGATTTAGCATTAGGTGTAGGTGGTTATCCAAGAGGAAGAGTAATAGAAATTTATGGACCAGAATCTTCTGGTAAAACAACTTTAACACTACATGCAATTGCAGAAGCTCAAAAAGCTGGTGGTATTGCTGCTTTTATTGATGCAGAACATGCTTTTGATAAGTTTTATGCAGAAAATTTAGGTGTAGATATAGATAATTTAATTATTTCTCAACCAGATCATGGTGAGCAGGCATTAGAAATTGCAGAAAACTTAATTCGATCTGGCGCAATTGATATTGTTGTAATAGATTCTGTTGCAGCTTTAACGCCAAAAGCAGAAATTGAAGGAGAAATGGGAGATTCTAAAATGGGTTTACACGCTCGTTTAATGTCTCAAGCATTACGTAAATTAACAGGTACAATTTCTAAAACAAAATGTACTGTTATTTTTATCAATCAATTACGTGAGAAGATAGGAGTAATGTTCGGTAACCCAGAAACAACAACTGGTGGTAACGCATTAAAATTCTATGCTTCTGTACGTTTAGATATTAGAAGAAGAACACAAATTAAAGACGGAGACAGAGTTATTGGAAACAGTACTAAAGTTAAAGTTGTAAAAAATAAAGTAGCACCGCCGTTTCAAATTGCAGAATTTGATATTATGTACGGACAAGGTATTTCTAAAGTTGGTGAAATTTTAGATATTGGTGTAGAATTAGGTATTGTAAAGAAAGCTGGATCTTGGTTTAGTTATGGCGAAACCAAACTAGGGCAAGGTAGAGATGCTGTTAAAGGATTAATTAAAGATAATCCTGAGTTAGCAGAAGAACTTGAAGGAAAAATAAAAGATGCTATTGAAAATCAAGAATAA
- a CDS encoding aldose 1-epimerase gives MSSKEILRNKECLVVIEKGELISFQKDNLEYIHQKGNKGWRNSDDEMFPVIGPTSKNNFRVHTKNGDAILDQHGLLREMEYSLVSSDENSAKFIKKYKKNTQITNSKFPVKSSEENLFWPFDFSFQKNFTLENGILKIEFIIESEKGMPFMLGYHPAFLLSDSGKETLESNRKEITLADVYKAGANACPVLNSDKIILKNIDKQNLEITTKGFNNFMLWTEVDNMLCIEPITQYTSYTDQKFSEDNMRLSEGKNIFSVVIKVV, from the coding sequence ATGAGTTCTAAAGAAATTTTAAGAAATAAAGAGTGTCTAGTTGTAATTGAAAAAGGAGAATTAATCAGTTTTCAAAAAGACAATCTAGAGTATATTCATCAAAAAGGAAATAAAGGTTGGCGTAATTCTGATGATGAAATGTTTCCTGTTATTGGACCAACATCTAAAAATAATTTTAGAGTGCATACCAAAAATGGTGATGCAATTCTAGATCAACATGGTTTGTTAAGAGAAATGGAATATTCTTTAGTTTCTTCGGATGAAAACAGTGCTAAATTCATCAAAAAGTATAAAAAAAATACGCAGATAACAAACAGTAAATTTCCAGTTAAATCATCAGAAGAAAATTTATTTTGGCCTTTTGATTTTTCTTTTCAAAAGAACTTCACCTTAGAAAATGGTATTTTAAAAATCGAATTTATTATCGAATCAGAAAAAGGAATGCCTTTTATGTTAGGATATCATCCTGCTTTTTTATTGTCTGATTCTGGTAAAGAAACATTAGAATCTAATAGAAAAGAGATAACGTTGGCTGATGTTTACAAAGCGGGTGCAAATGCGTGTCCTGTTTTAAATTCTGATAAAATAATATTAAAAAATATAGATAAACAAAACTTAGAAATTACCACAAAAGGTTTTAATAATTTTATGCTTTGGACCGAAGTTGACAACATGCTTTGTATAGAACCAATAACTCAATATACTTCTTATACAGATCAAAAATTCTCTGAAGATAATATGCGTTTATCCGAAGGAAAAAATATTTTTTCTGTAGTAATTAAAGTAGTGTAA
- a CDS encoding pseudouridine synthase, with translation MKKHQHFIINKPWGMISQFVNPAKRKKKLLGDLYDFPEGTMAIGRLDVPSEGLLLLTTDGKVSAEIRSHKYEKEYYVQVDGVITEEAIEKLKTGLEIGIKGEKYITKPGKSFSIEDPKFPLRSMKIRDERHGPTSWVSIVIREGKFRQVRKMTAAVGFPTLRLIRVRIGEIELGNLEIEGVKEVTNF, from the coding sequence ATGAAAAAACACCAACATTTTATAATAAACAAACCTTGGGGAATGATTTCTCAGTTTGTAAATCCCGCAAAGCGGAAGAAAAAATTATTAGGCGATTTATATGATTTTCCTGAAGGTACAATGGCAATAGGTCGTTTAGATGTACCCTCTGAAGGATTACTTTTATTAACAACCGATGGTAAAGTTTCTGCAGAAATTAGATCTCATAAATACGAAAAAGAATATTACGTACAAGTTGATGGAGTTATTACAGAAGAAGCCATAGAAAAGCTTAAAACAGGTTTAGAAATAGGTATTAAAGGAGAAAAATATATTACAAAACCAGGGAAATCTTTTTCAATTGAAGATCCTAAATTTCCGTTAAGAAGTATGAAAATTAGAGACGAAAGACATGGACCTACAAGTTGGGTTTCTATCGTTATTAGAGAAGGAAAATTTAGACAAGTTAGAAAAATGACTGCTGCTGTTGGTTTTCCAACATTACGTTTAATTCGTGTTAGAATTGGAGAAATAGAATTAGGTAATTTAGAGATTGAAGGAGTTAAAGAAGTAACTAATTTTTAA
- a CDS encoding T9SS type B sorting domain-containing protein → MRSQNTYVPDDNFEQLLIDFGYDSGPLDDFVPTNNINSVTELFINDSSIKKFVGLDGFTALTRLSIEVHDVTELDISKNIKLKDLYLSNGLLKNIDISKNTELETLRLVVVDVSSINLKNNLKLKDLTIGNTGITKIDLSSNRELLEINLSHGIIENINLKNNNNTNVNSFSCIDNSELKCLQVDNKNYSITNWTNIDDNTVYNENCSVFENLTYIPDDNFEQNLIDLGFDSGALDDYVPTQNIDTIREVFLISLNINDATGIEDFEKLEHLQLRDNNVTTLNVSDLEELRVLDFTSNKIDNIDVSSNKNLEFIFCNDNPINNLQISKNDKITRVEIDDTNISNINLENNQLLSIFSCNNTPLTELDLSKNTALERLFCDNTLLETINLKNTNNTSIIRFSCLNNLELSCFLVDDKNYSTTNWTAIDDASVFTDTACPKVGYTYVPDDNFEQALIDFGYDTLPLDDYVLTDNINTIKNLKIDQLNISDLTGIEDFTALEDLYVDDNSLTVLNLDNNTNLTLLSTSNNNITSLYITLNSKLLEINCSNNPLSTLKLPSNNILTNLYVQSTLISELDLRNQANLISTSNSFLEIQNNPNLKCVFVDDVHKFNTDIFSTITKDASAEFVANEAACNLISCTINVDILSSLEILDAYTLPNITNGNYYTESGGNGIQLSEGAIITTSQIIYIYNQSTVDLLCFAESSFKVTINGCIIPTFFTPNNDNKNDTWQVICNKTDINSIDIFNRFGKLIKRIQPNTEGWDGNYNTKSTNSNTFWYLINFKDGRQKRGYFSLIK, encoded by the coding sequence ATGCGCTCACAAAATACTTATGTTCCTGATGATAATTTTGAACAATTACTTATAGATTTTGGTTACGATTCTGGTCCTTTAGATGATTTTGTACCAACCAATAATATAAATTCTGTCACTGAATTATTTATCAATGATTCTTCAATTAAAAAATTTGTTGGTTTAGATGGGTTTACTGCTCTTACTCGTTTATCTATAGAAGTACATGATGTTACAGAGCTAGATATTTCTAAAAATATAAAATTAAAAGACCTATATCTTTCTAATGGTTTACTTAAAAACATAGATATTTCTAAAAATACAGAGCTAGAAACGCTACGTTTAGTTGTAGTGGATGTTTCTTCAATTAACCTAAAAAATAATCTAAAATTAAAAGATTTAACAATAGGAAATACAGGTATTACAAAAATAGATTTAAGTTCTAATAGAGAGCTTTTAGAAATAAATTTAAGTCATGGAATTATAGAAAACATAAATTTAAAAAATAACAACAATACAAATGTAAACTCATTTTCTTGTATTGATAATTCAGAGTTGAAATGCTTACAAGTAGATAATAAAAATTATAGCATTACCAATTGGACAAATATTGATGACAATACTGTTTACAATGAAAATTGTAGTGTTTTTGAAAATTTAACATATATACCAGATGATAATTTTGAACAAAACCTTATTGATTTAGGTTTCGATTCTGGCGCTTTAGATGATTATGTACCCACACAAAATATTGATACAATTAGAGAGGTTTTTCTTATAAGTTTAAACATAAACGATGCTACAGGAATTGAAGATTTTGAAAAATTAGAACACTTACAATTAAGAGATAATAATGTTACAACCTTAAATGTTTCTGATTTAGAAGAATTAAGAGTCTTAGATTTTACATCTAATAAAATTGATAATATTGATGTCTCAAGTAATAAAAATTTAGAATTTATATTTTGTAATGACAACCCAATTAATAATTTACAAATTAGTAAAAATGATAAGATTACAAGAGTTGAAATAGATGACACAAATATTTCAAATATCAACCTCGAAAACAATCAGCTTTTAAGTATTTTTTCGTGTAATAATACTCCTTTAACAGAATTAGATCTCTCTAAAAATACAGCGCTTGAAAGATTGTTTTGCGACAATACTTTATTAGAAACAATAAACCTAAAAAACACTAATAACACATCAATTATTCGGTTTTCTTGTCTTAATAATTTAGAATTGTCTTGTTTTTTGGTTGATGATAAAAACTACAGTACCACAAATTGGACAGCAATTGATGATGCTTCTGTATTTACAGATACTGCATGCCCTAAGGTTGGTTATACTTACGTGCCAGATGATAATTTTGAACAAGCTTTAATCGATTTTGGTTATGATACGCTGCCACTTGATGATTATGTGTTAACGGATAATATAAACACCATTAAAAACTTAAAAATTGATCAATTAAACATTTCAGATTTAACAGGAATTGAAGATTTTACAGCTTTAGAAGATTTATATGTTGATGATAATTCTTTAACCGTTCTTAATTTAGATAACAACACCAATTTAACGCTATTATCAACATCAAATAATAATATTACAAGTTTATATATCACTTTAAATTCGAAGCTTTTAGAAATAAATTGTAGTAATAATCCGTTATCAACTTTAAAACTACCATCAAATAATATTCTTACTAATTTATATGTTCAGTCTACCTTAATTTCTGAATTAGATTTAAGAAACCAAGCCAATTTAATTTCAACTTCAAACTCATTTTTAGAAATACAAAACAACCCAAATTTAAAATGTGTTTTTGTAGATGATGTACATAAATTTAATACCGATATTTTTTCTACAATTACAAAAGATGCTAGCGCAGAATTTGTTGCAAATGAAGCTGCTTGTAACTTAATATCTTGTACTATAAATGTAGATATATTAAGTAGTTTAGAAATTTTAGATGCTTATACATTACCAAATATTACCAATGGTAATTATTACACAGAATCTGGTGGAAATGGAATACAATTATCTGAAGGTGCTATTATTACAACTTCTCAAATAATATATATTTATAATCAAAGTACAGTAGATTTATTGTGTTTTGCAGAATCCTCTTTTAAAGTAACTATAAATGGATGTATAATTCCAACTTTTTTTACACCAAATAATGATAATAAAAACGATACTTGGCAGGTAATCTGCAATAAAACGGATATAAATTCTATCGATATTTTTAATAGATTTGGAAAACTAATAAAGCGGATTCAACCAAATACTGAAGGTTGGGATGGAAACTATAATACTAAAAGTACAAATTCGAATACGTTTTGGTATTTGATAAATTTTAAAGATGGAAGACAAAAAAGAGGCTATTTTTCATTAATAAAATAA
- a CDS encoding ATP-binding protein, which produces MKLLLPLIFLLYFTFNSNAQSSKNHLDSLKNVLQKTKSKNEKVVLYSKIAENEKNKDSIKFYLQKGFYLSKKMNDKNLLANSFFLKAELLFNYSKRFDSFSNNVHRGLKMATKPKVLNYGYELLSDKYIQDFILIDSALFYSTKILNLSKDNTFLLNANKKLCLYWRRKKNYEKSKKHGLKSLELAIESKNKNKISISYTDLGNLYIDMRNYNLALTNYEQALKYAKNNSYNLVRIYTYLGYLVDVTEPKNEKSIEFYEKAAEISDHLDISKSLKAQPYISLSSIYLPFNKNKKALIAIEKIKELGYVSKYPIFFKAYYNRYKASYFLNIGKRDSAIILFKKSIEFAKIKKNEYVIADAYMELGEIYHKNNIQLSKKYFLEAEKFGLKVNEPNIIPKVYKKLKEVYEADNNYKKAIEYINTYAKINDSLEVIEKKSTVDKFLVKYETIEKENKILSLAKDNQEKDVKIYKDRQIFILIIFFILLILITVFTIILYNRKRNHLKTRLELAAEKELISRNNIILENISHEIRTPISIINGYHHLIKQKNTHPAEVSRYVNLAEKSTINILTNFNDFLNLLRSNGKPILLKKIEKKELSLFFKEILHAYKGTASKKNIGIYFKSNFKESLTLEYDFIGMQKIVNNLITNAIKYSNSKKNIYVAVLLEDTALKIEIKDEGYGIPKEEHKLVFNRFYQSKSHKVSGGFGIGLSLIKEIVNNLNGTIDLKSEENIGSVFTVTLPIEGINTALYLKPLKNRYEEIAHIIEKEIIQEPLNLPKILLVDDNLNMIEYLKEILQPQYTCISANNGREAMEIIKKQPIDLIISDYRMPTMDGLSFKEELNKTKELQDTPFLLLTAHSFNNFDKVKLRLGIQDYIAKPFTYQEIITRIRTLLENTLSIKNIKDIDTRLHLDSHIYSLLENIKELILKNLSNSEYTIKDLATESNYGQRQLGEIVKENTGITLVKLVLEIRLQKAYELIINKKHLTTLEVIYAVGLNNRSYFNKKFFERFGIKPGDLYKKYS; this is translated from the coding sequence ATGAAGCTTCTCCTACCATTAATTTTCTTACTTTATTTTACCTTTAACTCTAATGCACAATCATCTAAAAACCATTTAGATAGTTTAAAAAATGTGTTACAGAAAACAAAAAGTAAAAATGAAAAAGTAGTCCTTTATTCGAAAATTGCAGAAAATGAAAAAAACAAAGATTCTATAAAGTTTTATTTGCAAAAGGGCTTTTATTTATCTAAAAAAATGAATGACAAAAATCTGTTAGCAAATTCTTTTTTTTTAAAAGCTGAACTTCTTTTTAATTACAGTAAAAGATTTGATAGCTTTAGTAACAATGTCCATAGGGGTTTAAAAATGGCCACAAAACCAAAAGTTCTTAATTATGGTTATGAGTTATTAAGTGATAAATACATACAAGACTTTATATTAATAGATTCTGCTTTATTTTATTCAACCAAAATATTAAATCTCTCAAAAGACAATACTTTTTTATTAAATGCCAACAAAAAATTATGTCTCTATTGGCGAAGAAAAAAAAATTATGAAAAGTCAAAAAAGCATGGTTTAAAATCACTAGAATTAGCAATAGAGAGCAAAAATAAAAACAAAATTTCTATAAGTTACACAGATTTAGGCAACTTATATATAGATATGCGAAATTATAATTTAGCCTTAACTAATTATGAACAAGCTTTAAAATATGCAAAGAATAATTCTTATAATCTGGTTAGAATATATACCTACTTGGGTTATTTAGTTGATGTCACTGAACCCAAAAACGAGAAAAGTATTGAATTTTATGAAAAAGCAGCAGAAATTAGTGATCATCTAGACATATCAAAATCTTTAAAAGCACAACCCTATATCTCTCTTTCTTCAATTTATTTACCGTTTAATAAAAATAAGAAAGCCCTTATTGCCATAGAAAAAATAAAAGAATTAGGTTATGTCTCTAAATATCCTATTTTTTTTAAGGCCTATTATAATAGATACAAAGCTTCTTATTTTTTAAATATTGGTAAAAGAGATTCTGCAATTATTCTCTTTAAAAAAAGTATTGAATTCGCAAAAATAAAGAAGAATGAATATGTTATTGCAGATGCCTATATGGAGCTTGGTGAAATATATCACAAAAACAATATACAATTATCAAAAAAATATTTTTTAGAGGCTGAAAAATTTGGACTTAAAGTAAATGAGCCTAATATAATACCTAAAGTATATAAAAAACTAAAGGAGGTATATGAAGCCGATAATAATTATAAAAAGGCAATAGAATATATTAATACATATGCAAAAATTAATGACAGTTTAGAGGTTATAGAGAAAAAAAGTACAGTCGATAAGTTTTTAGTTAAATATGAAACCATTGAAAAGGAAAATAAAATTTTAAGTTTAGCTAAAGACAATCAAGAAAAAGATGTGAAAATATATAAAGATCGTCAAATATTTATTTTAATAATTTTCTTTATTCTTTTAATCTTAATAACCGTTTTTACAATTATACTATACAATAGAAAAAGAAATCATTTAAAAACAAGGTTAGAACTTGCTGCAGAAAAAGAATTAATAAGTAGAAATAATATAATATTAGAAAATATTTCTCACGAAATTAGAACCCCTATTAGTATAATTAATGGCTACCATCATTTAATAAAACAAAAAAATACGCACCCAGCAGAAGTTTCTAGATATGTAAATTTGGCTGAAAAAAGCACTATTAATATTCTTACAAATTTTAATGATTTTTTAAATTTATTAAGAAGTAATGGAAAGCCAATTTTATTAAAAAAAATTGAAAAGAAAGAACTCTCTTTGTTCTTTAAAGAAATTTTACATGCTTATAAAGGCACTGCATCTAAAAAAAATATTGGAATTTATTTTAAATCAAATTTTAAAGAATCTCTAACTTTAGAATACGACTTTATTGGAATGCAAAAAATTGTAAACAACTTAATTACAAATGCTATTAAATATAGTAATTCTAAAAAAAATATTTATGTCGCTGTTTTGTTAGAAGACACAGCTCTTAAAATTGAAATAAAAGACGAAGGGTATGGAATTCCTAAAGAAGAACATAAATTAGTTTTTAATCGTTTCTACCAATCTAAGAGTCATAAAGTATCTGGTGGATTTGGTATTGGTCTATCTTTAATTAAAGAGATTGTAAACAATTTAAATGGTACAATAGATTTAAAAAGCGAAGAAAATATTGGTTCTGTTTTTACAGTTACACTACCAATAGAAGGTATAAATACAGCGCTTTACCTTAAACCATTAAAAAATAGATATGAAGAGATTGCACATATCATTGAAAAAGAAATAATACAAGAGCCTTTAAATTTACCAAAAATACTATTGGTTGATGATAATTTAAATATGATTGAATATTTAAAAGAGATATTACAGCCACAATACACTTGTATCTCTGCTAATAATGGTAGAGAAGCTATGGAAATAATAAAAAAACAACCTATAGATTTAATTATTTCTGACTATAGAATGCCAACTATGGATGGTTTAAGCTTTAAGGAAGAGTTAAATAAAACTAAAGAATTACAAGACACACCTTTTTTATTATTAACAGCTCATAGTTTTAATAATTTTGATAAGGTTAAATTACGCTTAGGTATTCAAGATTATATAGCAAAACCATTTACCTACCAAGAAATTATAACTAGAATTAGAACATTGCTAGAAAACACCTTATCTATTAAAAATATAAAAGATATTGATACTAGATTGCATTTAGATAGTCATATATATAGCCTTCTAGAAAATATAAAAGAGCTTATTTTAAAGAACTTATCTAATTCAGAATATACCATTAAGGATCTAGCTACAGAAAGTAATTATGGACAACGTCAATTAGGTGAAATTGTAAAGGAAAATACAGGTATAACTCTTGTAAAGTTAGTTTTAGAAATTAGATTACAAAAAGCATATGAATTAATTATTAATAAAAAACACCTTACAACATTAGAGGTAATTTATGCTGTTGGTTTAAATAATCGATCTTATTTTAATAAAAAATTCTTTGAAAGATTTGGTATTAAACCAGGTGATCTTTATAAGAAGTATTCTTAA